The sequence TCTCCATCCACCAGGGGGATTGCAAATAGGGCGAGTTCTTTTTCTCCGGATGGAAACCGATAGATAACCTCCCCGGACTTATTCTTCTGACTTGAAAAGACACCGGCAATGTCCAGGGTACTCTTTGTCACCTGGGTAAAGTCACGGAACGATATGGATTTCAAAGCATCATTGGTATAATTGGTAAGTGACAGGAATGCATCGTTTGTCTGAACTATTTTATATGCTGGATCGATGATGAGCATTGGAATTGGATTTTCACGAACGATACGTTCTGCTCTTGTTTGAAGCTCGACTATCTTTGAGATGTTCTGGACTACTTCCACCTGTCCGATTACCTTACCTTCACGATCATGAAGGAACGCAACATCAATTTTAAAGTGCATCCCATGGTCTTCAAAAAAGGTTTCAGTAATTCCTCTCCGGAGTTTTTCAATGCCTGCAACATTCCCGCACTTTTTACCGACAAGTTTCTGCCGGGTGGTCCGTTTGAATTTTTCAACTGCTGTATTGACATAGGTCCAGATCATCTCTGGATCGGTAACAGATATCGGGAATGGGATGGCGTCAAGAATTGCTTCATACCAGACAGATTTCTGTTTTAACTCCCGGGAAAGATCATCAGCCCGGTTTTTTTCTGCGACTTCTTTTGAGGTATCAATAATCGCGCATATGTGGGTAATTCCTTCGATGTCAGAAGAGGAGATCCTTACCTCTGCAGGAAATAATTCTCCATCACTCTTCTGCAGGTAAATGGTACAGATTTGAGGAGAATTTGGCGTCGTTCTCCATATTGCGTCAGTCCATCGTGAACTTGACGGAGTGCCATCCGGTTGTTTTTCCGGAAAAATTGACGTAATCTTTACTTTATTGAGTGTGTTGATTCCAAGGAGAGACTGGGCCGCAGGATTAGAGAAAGACACTACATCCCCGGAGAGAAGGAGGAAGGGCACCTGGACTGTAGAGAGCAGTGAATGCGTGTATGTCAGATTATTCGATATTTTTTCGGAATTCTGATCAGGGCGAAACTCCATAAAACTCATGGAGGATTTCTCACCATTCCTTATCAATGGATAGGATTTGTGAAAGAATCAAAGAACAGATCTTTTCTCTCTGAAAAGCGACTGTCTCATATGGGTTTTGATGCTGCAAAGTGTGATTTTTCCCGGTGCAAAGGGGAATGCCTGACAAAGTGTCCCTATGTCTCATACAATGAAAAAGAGACAAAAGAGCAGATAAGTGCGTTAATAAAAGGGGAAATGGCTCCAATTCTTAAGGAGTGTATCACCTGTGCTGCCTGTAATGAATACTGTCCACTTGGAGCAAATCCCTGGGACCTGATATTATGGAGACAGGAGCAGACGCAGGTATTAGGGATTCCGAGCAATGCAAAACCCGCTTCTGACTGGCTGGTAAAACCAAAGATTGTCAGACCAGGAAAGCCTGGTGGTGCGTTAATTTCTCTGTGTGGTATCTATGAGGTTGTTCCACAGCAGGAATTTTTAACTGGCATTATGTTTGATGAGACCACACTCATCGGAGGAGGGGATTATTGTTGCGGGTTTACTGAGACTCATCTTGGACGGGGCTCCAGACCTTATGAATTTCTTCCAACCCTGGTCAAAAACCTGGCTGATGCAGCAAAAGAATACGGAGTTTCTGAAATTGTATTCACACATGATGCCTGTTATAATGTTCTGACAACCGTCGCAATCCAGGATCGCATTGAAGTTCCTTTCAAACCGGTTCACATCCTTGAGTATATCAGAAACTGGCTCCGTGATCACAAAGACAAAATTACTCCGCTAAACATGAAGATGGCATATCAGGGAGGGTGTACTACGCGTTATGCAGCAAAGGAGGGTGAGATCTGGAGAGACTGGCTTGAGGAAATACTCAGTCTGATTGGCGTTACCTGTGTTGAAGACAAAAGAAAGTACACCGGAGACAATCGGCTTTGTTGTTGCTGCAGTATCTTTCACACCCAGCATGAACGGGCAATGAAATTCCAGCATATGAACATTCAGGATGCAATAGACGCCGGTGCTGAGGGGTACTGTTTCATCTGCCCTGCGTGTGTTTCAGTAATGCGGATGACCTGTAAAGAGATGAATCTGACACCATATTACATCACACAGCTCGTTAAAATGGCTCTGAAAGAAGATTTAGGAAAAGCCGGAACTGCCGCATTTGGTTACCCGGTTAAGTAAGAGAATAAAATAGTAAACTATTATTCTCTGCATATCCTGTTTTCATATAGAAATGGAGATGGAACATGGTTACATTCACCAATGAGATGAAAGAAGCCTTACGGGTTCCAGGGAAGGGTGGAAGTCTTATTCATATGGCTACCTCCAGCCTTGACGGTAAACCAAATATCGCTGCCATGAGATTTGTTGCAACGCATGGTGATGATAAAATTCTGATTTCAGATATGTTTCTGCTCAAGACTAAGATGAACCTGAAGGAAAATCCTGAGTGTAGTATCGCAATCTGCCATCCGATGGATGCTGGGCGTGACTGGGTTTTCAAAGGGAAAGCAGTTGATATTGAGTATGGGTTCCCCCCGGAATTTGACTGGTACGGAGTTAAGGCCAAGGAAATTTTAGACAAATGGGGAGACTGGGCAACACTTGAACCACCAAAAGAAGTCCCACCAGATATTGTATTTCCAAAACCTGCCCAGCGGGGTGTTGTCGTCCTGCATGTCGAAGAGATTTACTCTATTGAGAAAGGAAAAACCGGAGAGCGTATCCAGTGAGGTGTAAAGGATGTCAATAATTCTGACTGAGCGGATGAAAGGCTGGATTGAGCTGATGGGATGTCACCTGTGTGTTGCCACTCCGGAAGGGGTGCCACTGGTTACCGTTTCACGGTTCGCCAGAGTTACAAAGCCTGATCAGGTCGCGTTTGCGATGGAAAAAGGAGAGATTGGCCTCATTGAGGCTGCTGTTACCAAGAATCCATGGGTCGCGTTTGGGGTATCCAGGCAGGGAGGTATTCGTGCGGCTTACCAGTTTAAAGGAAAGGGGAAAATCCTGAAGTCAGGCCCGGAATTTGAATCACTCAAACAGATGGCCGAAGGAATCGCAACCGATGCAGTTCTGGTTGTAGATCTGGCCGAATTGTATTGTACAAAACCTGGTGCAGAGGCAGGTCAGCGTCTGGATGTCATGGCTCCTGATGCAGTTGATGCATGGGAGAAGGCACGCTGGACTGACATTCCTGGCAAATAGACAGATATAATAATATCTTTTTTCAACCTTTTCCCGGAATGGGAGAAGAAGATACCGGGAAGACACCAAAAAAATTCCCCTGGTTTGAACCCTTTGCTTGTGAGGGCTGCGGAGACTGTGTTTCAGTATGCCCTACCGGTTCAGTTGAACTTCTCGGGAAAGAGGATCAAAAAGTTCCAAAGGCGTGGGTTGTAAGCCCTGACACCTGCATCGGGTGTGGGAAATGCGCCAAAGCCTGTATTGTCGGTGCCGTACAAATGACCAGTTATGTGGACATGGCAAAAAAGCGGTACAAGGAAGAACCCCGCCCTGTCTAAATCTTATCGTATATAGCGTTAAAGGATTCGAGGAGAACCTCCTCGTTTAACCTGCCGAAATGGTATATTTTTCCGGTAGTACAGTCATTAACGGTTAGTTCGGCTGGTGAAAATCCGAGATAGGAACCTATATTGACAAAGTCATAGTTTGCATTTTTAAATAATTCGTAAAATGGTCTTCCGTACATCTCAGAGTTATCTGATGTGATCCTGGAAAACTCGTCAGAGTATAGTCGTGTGGATATCATGACTGATCCATAATAGATATTACAGTCATTAGTAACCCCCATCGCCTGCTCAAAGGTATTTTTTATTGGAGCAACAGGCGACCTTCCGGCAGCATTTACGATATTTGAGAGATCATATCCCATATCCTCGAGTTTATGCATTGCCATCGTGACAATTCTTCCGGATATTTGAATAGATCCTACAATACTCCGGGTAGATGCAACAAGAGCATAGAGATTTTTGGGTTTTACTCCACACTTTTCTGCTATATATGAACATATGTCTTCATCTGGAAGAACACCCGCTTCAAGAGCAATTATTGCAATATCTGAAGTGTCGTGATACTGAATCGCCTGATACGTCCCTTTGGGTTTTAAGGCAAGTGCCCGTGCTGGTCCGGACCCCATCGCAAAAAAGTTATTTCTCCTGATTACCCAGCCTGCTTTCTGAGAACCAAGACAGGCAATAATGGGGTGTTTTACCGTCAGATGAACGAAAGGAAACACCTGGCCGGAAATAGGCTGATGGACAATGGTTGGTTCAATTAATCCTCCGGCGCAGACTTTCAGGAACTGTAGGCCGGCTTCATGACACCCATTCTCTCTCACACCACAGTCGATCACAGTTGTCCCATTTTCAAGGGTGTGGACTTTAATACCCAAAATCTCAGCGTTGCGCATCATATCGAGCACAACGGGAAGGGCATATGTATTAACACTAATCATACAGATCAGGGATATTGTTCTTCCAATCACTGGTTTCTAAAAAATAAAATGGCATCGATTTTCCCTCATATGTATATCCTTCCATTTTCTCTCCTATCTGATCTGATAACCAGACTGAATCTGTCACTCTGTTGTGAAAATTCCACAATTTCTTTATCGTCTCTGCACGATGTGTTGATATGATTCCCGGATTGTGGAGTGACCCTGACAGTCTTATTCTTTTATGCATCGATGCCGTCTCCCGGATCATTGAATTATGTGCCGTTTTAGTAATTTTTGGATCAATTATCGTCGGTTCTGTCAGATATTTTCTCATCAAAAAACCAGGTGTCCTGTCCGGAATTGATCAGATGGTAGGATACCGGCAATACATCGGCCAATGGCTACTTTTAGGATTGGAACTGCTTGTTGCAGCAGACATCATCCGAACCGTGGCTCTTGATCAGACGCTTGAACGGGTTGCAGGGCTTGGGCTTTTGGTATTGGTCCGGACATTTCTGAGTTGGGCCCTTGTAGTTGAGATGGAAGGAAGATGGCCATGGCAATCGGTGAGAGAATAAATGGGAAGTTTCAGATTGTGGTAACGATACATATTGGTTTTTGCATATCAGGGACCTTCAGGCTGAATATTCTGGATTTGATCCCTTTTTCCGGGTGAAAAGAGGAAGAAGGATTTGAGTTCTTTTAATCCACCGTTTTATTCAATGTAATGAGCATCAGAATCTGTTCATATTCATCTGTGGTTATATGTCCGTTTTTCTGAAGTGAGTTGAGTTTTTGAATAAGCAACCTGATTTCTTCTTGTGAATACTCAAGAGATATCTTTTTTTTATGTCTCTCTCTCTCTTCCATGAATCCGGCTGCCATAATGGCTGATGGCAA comes from Methanospirillum hungatei and encodes:
- a CDS encoding 4Fe-4S dicluster domain-containing protein; this translates as MGEEDTGKTPKKFPWFEPFACEGCGDCVSVCPTGSVELLGKEDQKVPKAWVVSPDTCIGCGKCAKACIVGAVQMTSYVDMAKKRYKEEPRPV
- a CDS encoding (Fe-S)-binding protein; this encodes MKESKNRSFLSEKRLSHMGFDAAKCDFSRCKGECLTKCPYVSYNEKETKEQISALIKGEMAPILKECITCAACNEYCPLGANPWDLILWRQEQTQVLGIPSNAKPASDWLVKPKIVRPGKPGGALISLCGIYEVVPQQEFLTGIMFDETTLIGGGDYCCGFTETHLGRGSRPYEFLPTLVKNLADAAKEYGVSEIVFTHDACYNVLTTVAIQDRIEVPFKPVHILEYIRNWLRDHKDKITPLNMKMAYQGGCTTRYAAKEGEIWRDWLEEILSLIGVTCVEDKRKYTGDNRLCCCCSIFHTQHERAMKFQHMNIQDAIDAGAEGYCFICPACVSVMRMTCKEMNLTPYYITQLVKMALKEDLGKAGTAAFGYPVK
- the mch gene encoding methenyltetrahydromethanopterin cyclohydrolase, which codes for MISVNTYALPVVLDMMRNAEILGIKVHTLENGTTVIDCGVRENGCHEAGLQFLKVCAGGLIEPTIVHQPISGQVFPFVHLTVKHPIIACLGSQKAGWVIRRNNFFAMGSGPARALALKPKGTYQAIQYHDTSDIAIIALEAGVLPDEDICSYIAEKCGVKPKNLYALVASTRSIVGSIQISGRIVTMAMHKLEDMGYDLSNIVNAAGRSPVAPIKNTFEQAMGVTNDCNIYYGSVMISTRLYSDEFSRITSDNSEMYGRPFYELFKNANYDFVNIGSYLGFSPAELTVNDCTTGKIYHFGRLNEEVLLESFNAIYDKI
- a CDS encoding pyridoxamine 5'-phosphate oxidase family protein, with translation MVTFTNEMKEALRVPGKGGSLIHMATSSLDGKPNIAAMRFVATHGDDKILISDMFLLKTKMNLKENPECSIAICHPMDAGRDWVFKGKAVDIEYGFPPEFDWYGVKAKEILDKWGDWATLEPPKEVPPDIVFPKPAQRGVVVLHVEEIYSIEKGKTGERIQ
- a CDS encoding DUF1622 domain-containing protein; amino-acid sequence: MIPGLWSDPDSLILLCIDAVSRIIELCAVLVIFGSIIVGSVRYFLIKKPGVLSGIDQMVGYRQYIGQWLLLGLELLVAADIIRTVALDQTLERVAGLGLLVLVRTFLSWALVVEMEGRWPWQSVRE